In Oryzias latipes chromosome 15, ASM223467v1, the following proteins share a genomic window:
- the LOC101164744 gene encoding early growth response protein 2b: MAAKALDEVAASLRSIIDAIPKDAYAVEGGPTPQTAVVFKEEPAGEEDDERPNEAGGDRLQLHSDLAQYVATLRAHPVAFSGKFSVDSRCAGGQWTPGDVCVLSADITTAGPEAVSGSPAASPGIYAPGGGGEAQSSMAHGQPGISHMYGPPHPHPHSDPPYSCGGDMYQDQTAGAYLAPSTCAGPYHQHQPYNSAPKPPVDGALLSIIPEYGGFYQQSCQRDIQAAFPDRKSLAYPLESLRVAPPLTPLNTIRNFTLAAPSSAAEGPMAAAFPAHQNLPLRPILRPRKYPNRPSKTPVHQRPYPCPAESCDRRFSRSDELSRHLRIHTGHKPFQCRICMRNFSRSDHLTTHIRTHTGEKPFSCQQCGRKFARSDERRRHMKIHLRQKEKKACAS; this comes from the exons ATGGCCGCTAAAGCGCTGGATGAAGTCGCCGCGTCTTTACGCAGCATCATAGACGCCATTCCTAAGGATGCGTACGCGgtggagggggggcccactccccAAACAGCTGTGGTTTTCAAAGAGGAGCCTGCTGGGGAGGAGGATGACGAGAGGCCGAACGAGGCGGGCG gtgaTCGTCTGCAGCTCCACAGCGACTTGGCACAGTACGTTGCAACTTTACGCGCGCACCCCGTGGCGTTCAGCGGAAAGTTTTCGGTGGACTCCAGGTGTGCAGGTGGGCAGTGGACGCCGGGGGACGTCTGCGTTCTCAGCGCTGACATCACCACCGCGGGGCCCGAAGCGGTGTCCGGATCTCCCGCAGCATCACCTGGCATTTAcgcaccaggaggaggaggagaggcgcaAAGCAGCATGGCGCACGGACAACCAGGCATCAGCCACATGTACGggccccctcacccccacccacaTTCTGACCCGCCCTACTCCTGCGGCGGGGACATGTACCAGGACCAAACAGCAGGGGCTTACCTGGCTCCATCCACCTGCGCAGGGCCCTACCACCAACACCAGCCCTATAACTCCGCCCCCAAACCACCTGTTGATGGCGCGCTGCTCTCCATCATACCTGAATATGGAGGCTTTTATCAGCAGAGCTGCCAGAGGGACATCCAGGCCGCTTTTCCCGACAGGAAGTCCCTGGCGTACCCGCTGGAGTCTCTCAGGGTGGCCCCGCCCCTCACACCGCTCAACACTATCAGGAACTTCACGCTCGCGGCGCCATCCTCCGCCGCAGAGGGCCCGATGGCCGCCGCCTTCCCCGCCCACCAAAATCTCCCGCTCAGGCCCATCCTAAGACCCAGAAAGTACCCGAACCGACCCAGTAAGACGCCCGTGCACCAGAGGCCGTACCCATGCCCGGCCGAGAGCTGCGACCGCAGGTTCTCCAGGTCGGACGAGCTGAGCCGCCACCTGCGCATCCACACCGGCCACAAGCCCTTCCAGTGCCGCATCTGCATGAGGAACTTCAGCCGCAGCGACCACCTCACCACGCACATCCGCACGCACACCGGGGAGAAGCCCTTCTCGTGCCAGCAGTGCGGGAGGAAGTTTGCGCGCAGCGACGAGAGGAGGAGGCACATGAAGATCCACCTCAGGCAGAAGGAGAAGAAGGCCTGCGCGTCCTAA
- the LOC110016496 gene encoding 2-aminoethanethiol dioxygenase: MIPADSTMSSIVQRIARQALVTFRSPPRLGEEPNKTFLENQGKLKSLMTEVRASDLNLVPRRSDDGSPRAALYHPGAAPVTYMHICETDQFSMGVFLLKSGASIPLHDHPGMHGMLKVLYGKVRISCFDRLERPAGGPQAAPALPPAQMGALRRSVLRSTAEYTEESGPCVLSPDRDNLHQIDAVDGPTAFMDILAPPYDQDEGRDCHYFKVLSETEPTGPEQKDKEVWLMEISQPSHFWCGGEPYPGPEVSLSSS; encoded by the coding sequence ATGATACCCGCGGACAGCACCATGAGCTCCATCGTCCAGAGAATAGCTCGACAGGCTCTGGTGACCTTCAGGAGCCCGCCGCGGCTCGGTGAGGAGCCCAACAAAACCTTCCTGGAGAACCAGGGCAAACTGAAGAGCCTTATGACGGAAGTGCGGGCTTCAGACCTGAACCTTGTTCCGCGGAGGTCCGATGACGGCTCCCCGCGTGCCGCCCTCTACCACCCCGGCGCGGCCCCGGTCACCTACATGCATATCTGCGAGACGGACCAGTTCAGCATGGGGGTGTTCCTGCTGAAGAGCGGCGCCTCCATCCCCCTCCATGACCACCCGGGGATGCACGGGATGCTCAAAGTGTTGTACGGCAAGGTCCGCATCAGCTGCTTCGACCGGCTGGAGCGGCCGGCCGGTGGCCCGCAGGCGGCGCCCGCGCTGCCCCCGGCGCAGATGGGCGCGCTGCGGAGGTCGGTGCTGCGCTCCACGGCGGAGTACACGGAGGAGAGCGGCCCGTGCGTGCTCTCTCCCGACCGGGACAACCTCCATCAGATCGACGCCGTTGACGGCCCCACGGCGTTCATGGATATCCTGGCCCCCCCGTACGACCAGGACGAGGGCAGAGACTGTCACTATTTCAAGGTTCTGTCAGAAACCGAGCCGACAGGCCCGGAACAGAAGGACAAGGAGGTCTGGCTCATGGAGATCTCGCAGCCCTCTCATTTCTGGTGCGGTGGGGAGCCGTACCCGGGTCCCGAGGTCAGCCTCTCCTCCAGCTGA